AGCAGATCATAGACCGCGTCCTGATGCCAGCTGGCGTGCCGAAACTCCATCGCCACGTACGGGAGCGGCCGGAGCGTGGAGAGGAAACTCTCGAGCAGCGCGAGGTCGCAGCGCAGCGACGGCGGCAACTGGAAGAGCACCGGCCCGAGACGCTCGCCGAGCTCGGTGACGCGTTCGTGCAGCCAGCGGACATCATCGTCCACGTCGCGGAGCCGCTTGGAGTGGGTGATCCGGCGGTGCGCCTTGATCGCGAATCGGAAGGACGGTGGGCTCTGCGCCCTCCAATCCTCCAGCATCTTGGTGGTCGGCATCCGGTAGAACGACACGTTGATCTCCACGGTCGGAAGGCGCTCGCCGTAGAACGCGAGCATGCGGTCCCCTTTGAGGTCCGCGGGGTAGAACCCGGGCTTCCACTCCGCGAACGCGAACCCGGACGTGCCGGCGAGGACGCCGGCGCCGGGGTCGCGAGGAGGCTCCACAGACGAACCGGGCGGCATCGGCGCCGGCTACCCTCTTCGCTCGAGGAACCGGATGACGTCCCGGCGGGTCGGGACGTCGGCGAGCGCGCAGCGCTGCGCGGCCGCCGCGGAGGCAAATGTGATCGCGTATCCTTCGTCCTGGCCTTCCGCCATGGCGAGCGCGAACGCCCCGTGGAAGACGTCCCCGGCGCCCGTGGTGTCTCGGACCGTGACTCGAAACGCGGGGACGCTCCCGCCCGGATACGCCACTCCGCCGGCCCCGAGCGTCACCGCGCCCCAGACGCCAAGATCGGAGACGCGCTTCAACATCGTCTCCACCCCGCCGCACGCGGTGGCCAGCTCCTCGTCGGCGATGACGTGGGTCGCGAGATGCGCGAGCCGCCAGGCCTCCGGCGTATCCTGATCGAGATCCAGCACCACCGGGAGCTCGCGCCGGCGCGCCGCCTCGGCGAACAGAATCGCGCCCGCCGGCCATCGGGCATCGACGAGCACCGCATCCGCCGACTCGAGCGCGTCGAGCGGGAGCCACCCGGGGTCCTCGGGCAGCGCGGTCCCAAGATACGGGAAGATATAGCGCTCGCCGTCCCGGTCGATGAGAATGCCGCTCACCGGCGTGCGGGCTCCCGGACACGCCCGAAACGCGAGGGTGTCGACGCGATCGGCCCGCAAGAGCGCAGCGACCTGCTCCCCGGTCGCATCGTCTCCCCGCCTGCCGACGAAGATCGCCTCCCCGCCCAAGCGCGCCACGGCGACCGCGCCCACCGCGGCCGGCCCTCCGACATCGGTGCGATGCGCGGTGACCGGGGTCCGCGCCCGCACCGGAGGGAACTCCGCCGCCCAGAACCGGTGGTCCAGACAGGCGTAGCCGAGGACCGCGACCCGGGCCACGCCTATCCCTCCCCCCTGAGGAGCAGTCCCTGGGTACGGGCGACGTGCATCACGATGGCAAACACCGCGGCGGCGACGAGCAGCAACACGACATTCTCTCCGAGGGCCCACCCCACACGATCCCATGCGATCCCGCTTCCGCTGAGGACCATCCGCATCCCCTCGAAGGCATGCGTGGTCGGCAACGCCAGCGCGACCGGCCGGAGAGCCGCCGGCAGGACCGCGACCGGATAGAACACCGCCGAGAACGGTTGAAAGAGGAACGGAATCGCCCACGCGAGCGTCTCGGCGCCCTGGCCGAACCGCAGAATCATCGCGGTGGTAATCACGCCGATGCCCCAGGCCGAGAGGAGCAGGTTGAGCACGAAGGGGATGAGCGGCAGGCCGTACTGAAAGATATTGAAGGTGTAGAGCGCGAGTGCCAGGGCCGACAGCAACAGCCCGGTCACGATCACTTTCATCACGCCGAGCAGCAGCATCGCCAAAATGAACTCGAGGGTGCTGATCGGGCTCACAAAGACGTTGATGAGATTCCGGGTCCAGATGTCCTCGAGGAACGATACCGAGATCGCCTGCTGGGCGCGGAAGAAGATGTCCCACAGGATCAAGCCCCCCAGGAGGAAGGCGACGGCGAGCGCCCCCCCTCCACGCAGGCGGCCGATGTAGACGCTGAGGAAACCCCAGACCAGGAGATCCATGACGGGCCAGTAGATGATCTCCAGCATCCGGATCATGCTGCGGCGATACAGGTAGAGTTGCCGCAGCAGCAGGGCGAAGATGCGCTCGGCGCTGAGGCTCCTCACGATGCCGCCCCGTGTCGCGCCACATCGAGGAACATCTCTTCGAGGGTGGCCCTGGCAAATCGCCGCAGCACGTCGCCCGGCGCGCCGTCGGCGATCAGGCGGCCCCGGTGTAGAAAGAGGATGCGGTCGCTCAGCCGCTCGACCTCCTGCATATTGTGGGAGGTGTAGAAGATCGTCATCCGCCGTTCTGTGCGGGTCGCGCGCAGGCTCTCCCGGACGCGGTCGGCGCTGTCGGGGTCGAGGCTGCCCGTCGGTTCGTCCAGAAAGAGGACCTCGGGATCGTTGAGCAGCCCCTTCACGAGACCCAGGCGCGTCCCTTCCCCGGAGGAGAGTCGACCCGTGGGACGGCGCCGCATCTCCGTGAGCCCGAACCGAGCCAAGAGACCGTCGATCCGCCGCCGGGCGTCGCGGACTCCATAGAGATGGGCGAACACGCTCAGGTTCTCGTCGACGGTCAGGTTCCCCGGCAGCGCTACATACGGGGACGTGAAGTTGACGCGCGCGAGAATCCGCTGTCGCGCCGCCGGCATCGGCAGCCCGAGCACCTGGACCTGACCGGACGTCGGCAGGAGGAGCCCCAGCAGCATGGCCAGCGTCGTGGTCTTGCCGGCGCCGTTCGGCCCGAGGAACCCGACGATCTCGCCGGGGGCCACGGCGAATGTGAGGTCGTCGACCACCGTGACGGACCCGAACCGTTTGGTCAGGTGCTCGACGCTGATAACGTTCATGACGGCGAGGAAGAGCCGCGTGACGGCAGCACACCAGCATTATACACTCAGGACCGGGGGTGACTGCTCGTGGGCGAGATCGTGCTCGACGCGGCCCTTCCGATGGACGATCTGCGCGGCGCCGGAACCGCCGCCCGGGCCGCGGAGGACGCCGGGTTTGCCGCGCTGTGGGCCAACGAGACGAAACACAACCCGTTTATCAAGCTGACGCTGGCGGCCACCTCGACCTCGCGCATCCTGCTCGGGACCAGCGTCGCGATCGCGTTTCCCCGCAGCCCGACCGTGATGGCGCACCTCGCCTGGGACCTTGCCGCGCTGTCGGGCGGCCGGTTCATCTTGGGGGTGGGCACGCAGGTGAAAGCCCACATCGAGCGGCGGTTCGGCGTGCCGTGGGATCCCCCGGTCCCCAAACTCCGCGAGTACATCCAGGCGATGCGGGCGGTGTGGCGATCGTGGCAGGAGGACGCACCGCTCCGCGTCGAGGGCCGCTATTACCGGCTGAGCCTGATGACCCCCTTCTTCAACCCGGGCCCGATCGATCATCCGGCGATCCCGGTGTACATCGCCGGGGTCAATCCTCTCTTGTGCCGGCTGGCCGGGGAGGTCGCCCAAGGGTTTCATGTCCACCCGTTTCATACCGTGCGCTACGTGACGTCGGTCGTGCACCCGAACGTTACGCGAGGGCTCCAGGCCGGTGGGCGGCACCGGGATGCCATCGAACTCGTCGCCCCGGTGTTCGTTGCCCCCGGCGACACGGCCGAGGAGCAGCTGGAAGAGCGCACCCGCGCCCGCGCGCAGATCGCGTTCTACGCCTCGACCCCCACGTATCAGATCGTGCTTCGGACGCACGGCTGGGACGAGATCGCCGGGCGACTCCAGCGGATGGCCGCGCAGCGGAAGTGGGACGAGATGGCGGCGCAGGTGCCGGAGGAGCTGCTCGACGCCGTGGTCATCCGCGGTTCGTGGGAGGAGGTCGGCCGGCAGTTGAGGCGCCGCTACGCCGGCGTCCTGGACCGCGTGGCCTGTTACCGGCCGTTTGCCCAGGCGGAGCTCCCGAAGTGGCGCCGCCTGGTCGCCGGCTTCCACAGCGGATGACCTGAGCATGATCTCGCGCGCGCTGCTCCGGGGGCAGCTGTACGCCCTCGCCGCAACCTCGATCTGGAGCACGAACTACATCATCGGCCGCCTGCTCCGCGACTCGGTGACCCCCGCGACGATCTCGGCGAGCCGGGCGCTCATTGCCGGCGTGCCGCTCGCGGGGTGGCTGTTGGTCACCCAGGGATGGCCGCGCCCCGCCCGTCCCGTCCTCCGCCAGCTGGCCGTCCTCGGTTTTTTGGGGATTTTTGCGAGCCAGTACCTCACGTATCTCGCACTCCACTGGAGCCTGGCGACGAACGCGATCATCCTCAACGCGGCCAGCCCGCTCGTGACCGCCGGGCTCGCGGTCGCCGCCGGCTTCTTCCCCTTCTCGCGCGGACTGTTCGTGGGCCTTGTGATCTCGGCGATCGGCGCGGCGGCTGTAACGGCGTTGGGTGCGGGGACCGGCGGGCACCTCGAGATGGATCCCGGCGCCTTGTTCGTGATCGCCAGCATGGTGACGTGGGGGTTCTACAACCTCGGCGTGCAGCAGGTGAGCCGCGATCTGGCTCCCCTGTGGATCACGGCCGGCGCGATGCTGGCCGGATTTCCGTTCCTGCTCGGGGCGATCGCGCTCGAGCACCCGCCGCATCTTTTGTACACAGTACGCGCCCACCTCCCCATCCTCGCTTATCTCGCGATCGGGCCGTCCGCCATCGCCTACGCGTGCTGGAATGCCGCCGTGCGGGACCTCGGCGCGTCGTATGCGATGATGTTCAACAACCTCCTGCCGATCTTCGGGATGCTCCTCGGCAGCCTAGTCCTGCACGAACGGGTGACCGTCGTGCAGATCCTCGCCTCGGGGTTCATCATCGCAGGCATCGTCATCGCATACCGGGCGCTCCCCGCGACGCCGGTCCCCGCCCGCGCATCCGGCCGGCGCAACGCACGGTCTCCGCGGGGCGCCTCTCCCTGAGGGAGGCTTTGCATTCCGAGACCCGGTTCCATATACTCTTGTCTAAAGATCCGAACGCAGCAGAGGTCCGCCTCCCCCACACCCACTCATCTCATCCGCGACGAGGGTCGAGCGGTCTCGACGACATGGCGACCATTGCCTTTCACACGGTGACGAAGCAGTATCCGGGAGCCAGCCGGCCGGCGGTCGACGGGGTCACGTTCGAGGTCCCGGAGGGCACCGTGTGCATGCTCCTCGGGACCTCCGGCTCGGGAAAGACCACGCTCCTCCGGATGGTCAACCGGCTCATCGAACCGACGTCGGGCGCGATTCTCATCGACGCGCACAACATCCTCGAAGAGAACCCCATCCTGCTGCGACGCCGGATCGGCTATGTGATCCAGCAGGTTGGGCTGTTCCCCCATATGACCGTCGCCGAGAACATTCGCGTCACCGCGGAGATCGCCGGGTGGGGGCGCGCGCGTATGGCCGGCCGGGTGGACGAGCTGCTGCGGCTCGTCAGCCTCCCTCCGGATGAGTACCGGCATCGGTTCCCCCGCCAGCTGTCCGGGGGCGAGCAGCAGCGCGTGGGATTGGCCCGGGCGCTCGCGACCGATCCGGGCATTCTGCTGATGGACGAACCGTTTGGCGCGCTGGACGCGATCACCCGGTCCCGCATGCAGGAGGAGCTGCTCCGCATCCAGCGCGGAGTGCGCAAGACGATTCTCTTCGTGACCCACGACGTCGAGGAAGCGTTCCGCCTCGGCGATCATATCGCCGTCCTCTCCGAAGGGAAGCTCGTCCAGCTCGGGACGCCCGTCGAGCTGCTCTCGAACCCCGCAAACGATTTCGTCCGCCGGTTGGTCGGTGCCGACAGCGTTCTCCGGCAGCTGGAATACCTGCCGGTGACGATGGCGCTCGACCCGAACGGCGCGGGACCGCCGGGCCGAACGGAGCGGGCGGCGGAACGGTGCCCGTCCGATGCGACGCTGCTCCAGGCGATGCTCACGCTGATCGAGACCAATGCGCCGGCGCTCGCGGTCTACGATG
This genomic interval from bacterium contains the following:
- a CDS encoding ABC transporter permease translates to MRSLSAERIFALLLRQLYLYRRSMIRMLEIIYWPVMDLLVWGFLSVYIGRLRGGGALAVAFLLGGLILWDIFFRAQQAISVSFLEDIWTRNLINVFVSPISTLEFILAMLLLGVMKVIVTGLLLSALALALYTFNIFQYGLPLIPFVLNLLLSAWGIGVITTAMILRFGQGAETLAWAIPFLFQPFSAVFYPVAVLPAALRPVALALPTTHAFEGMRMVLSGSGIAWDRVGWALGENVVLLLVAAAVFAIVMHVARTQGLLLRGEG
- a CDS encoding DUF72 domain-containing protein codes for the protein MPPGSSVEPPRDPGAGVLAGTSGFAFAEWKPGFYPADLKGDRMLAFYGERLPTVEINVSFYRMPTTKMLEDWRAQSPPSFRFAIKAHRRITHSKRLRDVDDDVRWLHERVTELGERLGPVLFQLPPSLRCDLALLESFLSTLRPLPYVAMEFRHASWHQDAVYDLL
- a CDS encoding PfkB family carbohydrate kinase, with product MARVAVLGYACLDHRFWAAEFPPVRARTPVTAHRTDVGGPAAVGAVAVARLGGEAIFVGRRGDDATGEQVAALLRADRVDTLAFRACPGARTPVSGILIDRDGERYIFPYLGTALPEDPGWLPLDALESADAVLVDARWPAGAILFAEAARRRELPVVLDLDQDTPEAWRLAHLATHVIADEELATACGGVETMLKRVSDLGVWGAVTLGAGGVAYPGGSVPAFRVTVRDTTGAGDVFHGAFALAMAEGQDEGYAITFASAAAAQRCALADVPTRRDVIRFLERRG
- a CDS encoding TIGR03617 family F420-dependent LLM class oxidoreductase, whose product is MGEIVLDAALPMDDLRGAGTAARAAEDAGFAALWANETKHNPFIKLTLAATSTSRILLGTSVAIAFPRSPTVMAHLAWDLAALSGGRFILGVGTQVKAHIERRFGVPWDPPVPKLREYIQAMRAVWRSWQEDAPLRVEGRYYRLSLMTPFFNPGPIDHPAIPVYIAGVNPLLCRLAGEVAQGFHVHPFHTVRYVTSVVHPNVTRGLQAGGRHRDAIELVAPVFVAPGDTAEEQLEERTRARAQIAFYASTPTYQIVLRTHGWDEIAGRLQRMAAQRKWDEMAAQVPEELLDAVVIRGSWEEVGRQLRRRYAGVLDRVACYRPFAQAELPKWRRLVAGFHSG
- a CDS encoding DMT family transporter, with product MISRALLRGQLYALAATSIWSTNYIIGRLLRDSVTPATISASRALIAGVPLAGWLLVTQGWPRPARPVLRQLAVLGFLGIFASQYLTYLALHWSLATNAIILNAASPLVTAGLAVAAGFFPFSRGLFVGLVISAIGAAAVTALGAGTGGHLEMDPGALFVIASMVTWGFYNLGVQQVSRDLAPLWITAGAMLAGFPFLLGAIALEHPPHLLYTVRAHLPILAYLAIGPSAIAYACWNAAVRDLGASYAMMFNNLLPIFGMLLGSLVLHERVTVVQILASGFIIAGIVIAYRALPATPVPARASGRRNARSPRGASP
- a CDS encoding ABC transporter ATP-binding protein, whose translation is MNVISVEHLTKRFGSVTVVDDLTFAVAPGEIVGFLGPNGAGKTTTLAMLLGLLLPTSGQVQVLGLPMPAARQRILARVNFTSPYVALPGNLTVDENLSVFAHLYGVRDARRRIDGLLARFGLTEMRRRPTGRLSSGEGTRLGLVKGLLNDPEVLFLDEPTGSLDPDSADRVRESLRATRTERRMTIFYTSHNMQEVERLSDRILFLHRGRLIADGAPGDVLRRFARATLEEMFLDVARHGAAS
- a CDS encoding ABC transporter ATP-binding protein, translating into MATIAFHTVTKQYPGASRPAVDGVTFEVPEGTVCMLLGTSGSGKTTLLRMVNRLIEPTSGAILIDAHNILEENPILLRRRIGYVIQQVGLFPHMTVAENIRVTAEIAGWGRARMAGRVDELLRLVSLPPDEYRHRFPRQLSGGEQQRVGLARALATDPGILLMDEPFGALDAITRSRMQEELLRIQRGVRKTILFVTHDVEEAFRLGDHIAVLSEGKLVQLGTPVELLSNPANDFVRRLVGADSVLRQLEYLPVTMALDPNGAGPPGRTERAAERCPSDATLLQAMLTLIETNAPALAVYDAHGGGLLGRVTLSSINREIANARAIGAPHDGAAE